One region of Pseudobdellovibrionaceae bacterium genomic DNA includes:
- a CDS encoding NADH-quinone oxidoreductase subunit D — MSNLETLKKELASSFNIDAFEFAQQFGDDAIVVPADNIIAVIRFLKEQGHFDFFVDLCGVDYPNRAKRFDVVYHLLNTKNARRVRLKVRLAEGESIDTLIGIFRGADWFEREAYDMFGIVFKGHPNLRRILTHHQFVGHPLRKDYEADRQQHCTSTLPIHFDNVGDERGDVLNDNFQPLNIGPSHPAMHGTLRVMAEMDGETIARAGVEIGYLHRCFEKMAETHPYNQVIPYTDRLNYCSAPMNNIGYCKTVEKILGVTIPPRAQALRIILAELSRIIDHHISVGTGALDLGALTGFFHMFTYRERVYDLFEKLCGARLTVSMTRVGGMAQDAPDGWFDLVLDFCKDMRAELDEFSALALDNKIFIKRTRGVLPVTAQDALAWGYTGPLLRASGVGMDLRKLQPYYGYDQLDFDIPVGTSGDIYDRYLVRVEEMRQSIRIIEQICKNVPSGDYTIRDKGIVLPEKKDVYGNIEGLMNHFMLIIKGLRPPIGDTYDATEAANGELGFYLVSDGSGNPYRLKVRPPCFPIYSSFPTVVKGGMIADAIATIASMNLIAGELDR, encoded by the coding sequence GGAAACGCTCAAGAAAGAACTCGCGTCGTCGTTCAACATCGACGCGTTCGAGTTCGCGCAGCAGTTCGGTGACGACGCGATCGTCGTCCCCGCGGACAACATCATCGCCGTCATTCGCTTTTTGAAAGAGCAAGGCCACTTCGACTTCTTCGTCGATCTTTGCGGTGTCGACTATCCGAACCGTGCGAAACGTTTCGACGTCGTCTACCACCTGCTGAACACCAAAAACGCCCGTCGCGTGCGTTTGAAGGTGCGTCTGGCGGAAGGCGAGTCCATCGATACTTTGATCGGCATCTTCCGCGGTGCCGATTGGTTCGAGCGCGAAGCTTACGACATGTTCGGGATCGTTTTCAAAGGCCACCCGAACCTGCGCCGGATTCTGACCCACCATCAATTCGTGGGTCACCCTTTGCGCAAAGACTACGAAGCGGATCGTCAGCAGCACTGCACATCGACCTTGCCGATTCACTTCGACAACGTCGGCGATGAGCGCGGCGATGTGCTCAATGACAATTTCCAGCCGCTGAACATCGGACCCTCCCATCCGGCGATGCACGGAACTTTGCGGGTCATGGCTGAAATGGACGGCGAGACGATCGCGCGCGCCGGCGTCGAGATCGGCTACCTGCACCGCTGTTTCGAAAAGATGGCGGAAACCCATCCCTACAACCAAGTCATCCCGTACACCGACCGTCTGAACTACTGTTCGGCGCCGATGAACAACATCGGTTACTGCAAGACCGTCGAGAAAATCCTGGGCGTGACGATCCCGCCGCGCGCGCAGGCGCTGCGGATCATCCTGGCCGAGCTTTCGCGGATCATCGACCACCATATTTCGGTGGGAACCGGCGCGCTGGATTTGGGTGCGTTGACGGGCTTCTTCCATATGTTCACTTACCGTGAGCGTGTGTACGATCTTTTCGAAAAACTTTGCGGCGCCCGTTTGACCGTCTCTATGACCCGCGTGGGCGGCATGGCGCAGGACGCTCCCGACGGTTGGTTCGATCTGGTTCTGGATTTCTGTAAGGACATGCGCGCGGAGCTGGACGAATTCTCGGCGCTGGCGCTGGACAACAAGATCTTCATCAAGCGGACCCGCGGCGTTTTGCCGGTGACCGCGCAGGACGCTTTGGCTTGGGGCTATACCGGTCCCTTGCTGCGCGCTTCGGGCGTGGGGATGGATTTGCGTAAGCTGCAACCTTACTACGGCTACGACCAGCTCGACTTCGACATTCCCGTCGGCACCAGCGGCGACATCTATGATCGCTACCTGGTTCGCGTGGAAGAGATGCGCCAGTCGATCCGGATCATCGAGCAGATCTGCAAAAACGTTCCTTCGGGTGATTACACGATCCGCGACAAAGGGATCGTGCTGCCCGAGAAGAAAGACGTTTACGGAAACATCGAAGGTCTGATGAACCACTTCATGCTCATCATCAAGGGTCTCCGTCCTCCGATTGGCGACACTTACGATGCGACCGAAGCGGCGAACGGCGAGCTCGGTTTCTATTTGGTTTCGGACGGCAGCGGAAATCCCTACCGTTTGAAGGTGCGTCCCCCTTGCTTCCCGATCTACTCGTCTTTCCCCACCGTGGTGAAGGGTGGCATGATCGCGGACGCGATCGCGACCATCGCTTCGATGAACCTTATCGCCGGCGAACTCGACCGTTAA